TACTACATCGTCCAATGCTTGCTTTGAGGCATCTCCAGTAAGCATGACTCTTACTCCATTGTATGTAATTTGAAGTACATAACTTAAATGATCGTATTCCTTACTCTCTTCTGCTATTTTTATAAGCTCTTTATTTGGTGAAAGTATTTTAATTCCATCTTGTACCCAACAACAATCAGCATTTGTATTTCGCAAGGGACTTAAAACATTAACATTCTTAATGCTTCCTTTTTTTAAGGATTGATAAAACTCCCAATCTGTTTTGTCATAAAGAGAATTTTCCCAGCCACCAGGATTTGGTTTATTTTCCGGGACATGCCAAAAATTCCTTATATACTTCTTATCAAAAAGTGTTTTTAGCCCTGACATATGATCCATATCAGGGTGCGTTAGAATAAATCGGAAAATTTCTTCATTGGGAAAATTGTTCTGTATATAATCAGTTGGATTATTGTGATTCGCTTTTTGCAAACGCTCCATTGAGGTTCTTTTGCTTTGTGAAAATGACCTGGAGTCGTCTATATCAATTACGCTTAAACGGCCCGATGGAAATTTAATTATTGTACAATTTCCTTTTCCTACATTTATAAAGTGAAAATCTAACATATTATTTAATCCTAATATTTATTCTTAATCTCTTTAACCTTAACATGGCGTCTCACCTGAATCAATTTTAACGATGGTATGAAAAGAAAAGTCAGCCGTTTGGAGACTCGATATTGATCTTGGAACATATCTTTTTGCAGGGGGTATTTCCTGGAGTTTGAGCTGATATTGGATTTATTCTTTGACATAGTTATAAAACTATTCTATTTACCTAGACAAATATAATCAAATGATTTATTTAAAAAAAATATATATACTTAATCTTTACATAGAGCTTTTACCTCCGCACGCGCACTTAGAGGATTGGACAAGATCAACCATAAAGATAATGAACTCCAGCTGAAAAAAACCGGGTAAAGTACCAAAGGGAGTAGTATAAATTCATTTCCTCCAGACTCCCATTATTCTTTTTGACCACT
The DNA window shown above is from Methylacidiphilum caldifontis and carries:
- a CDS encoding ComEC/Rec2 family competence protein; amino-acid sequence: MERLQKANHNNPTDYIQNNFPNEEIFRFILTHPDMDHMSGLKTLFDKKYIRNFWHVPENKPNPGGWENSLYDKTDWEFYQSLKKGSIKNVNVLSPLRNTNADCCWVQDGIKILSPNKELIKIAEESKEYDHLSYVLQITYNGVRVMLTGDASKQALDDVVKNYEENELRSSILLAPGHGSKNHISIDFLEAVKPRLTVVSVAEGVDYDRDTYKKHGLVLSTKYYGNVKVRINEEEKIIFRTEFWDYSNKWYPI